The genomic DNA CCAAGGACGCCGTGGCCCGGAGCATCCTCGAGCTCCTGCTGGTGCAGCGCGCTCCTTCCGGTACTTGAGTCTCAGGGCGTCCAGGGCTCGAGGACGGCGAGCGTGGCCTGGACTCCCGCGCGGATGACGTCGTCCTGTTTCAGGTCGCCGGGCCGCACCGTGCGTGCCGTCACCTCTCCCGGGAGGATGGAGACGGGCTCGACACCGAGGTCGGCGACGAAGGGGGGCGTGCGGCAGAAGCGCTACGAAAGTCCTGCCGGCAGTCCGGGTTCCATCTCGCTCGGGAGGATGGAGACGGGCTCGACACCGAGGTCGGAGACGAAGGGGGCGTGCGGCAGAAGCGCTCCGAGAGTCCTGCCGGCAGTCCGGGTTCCATGGATTCATGGGAGGCGCGCCCGCCAACCCGCGGACTCACCCCCGGAGCCGGCGCGCGGGTCGACGGGGTGCGGTGAGTCGAACCGTTGGCCTTTGGCTCCGGAGGCCAACGGCGAGGGTTCGACAGGCCGCCCGTGACCCGGTGTGGTGGGGAACTTGACGCCGCGCGGGAGGTCCGGTCCACCCCGTCGAGGCGTGCTCCCGAGCGAGAGTCGTCCGCTTCCTTGCGCCCGGGCCTGCCCTCCGATACCGATCGGTCATCGTGAACGACGATTCGCCCGAAGCCACGCAGGAACTGAGCGCCGTGCTGGAGGATGTGCGCCGTCACCTGCTCTGGCAGGAGGACGGCGGCGGGCGCATGCTGATGATCGACGCCAAGGCGGCGGCCGAGCTCCAGCGCCTGACACCTTCCCTGCGCTCCCGGTTCGCCCGTCCGGGACCCGCGACCGAGCCCGCACCGGCCGAACGCAGGCCCGCCCCCGCCACGAGCACCGCCCCCACCACGCCGGTGTCGCGGCCGGTGGACGCGGCGCCAGGCCCGGGCACCTCGCGCGTCGATCGGCCCGTGGGCGCTGCTCCTGGCAACGCGACTCCCGCTCCGTCGGGCCGTCCACTGGCCCCCCCGGAGCCCGCCACGCATGCGCCCATCGCGGCGCGAGCGACCCCCCGTCCCACCGCGCCCACCTCGAATGGGATGCTCCTGGACGTACCGAAATCCTCTCCCACGGGCAGCGGAGCGCTGCCGGGCGTGGTCGACGGCGAGCGGCCGACGCTGGACCAGGTGCGGCGCGAGCTGGGCGACTGCCAGCGCTGCAAGCTGTGCACGGGCCGCAAGAACATCGTCTTCGGCTCGGGCAACCCCCGCGCGGAGCTCGTCTTCGTGGGCGAGGGCCCGGGCGAGAACGAGGACATCCAGGGCTTCCCCTTCGTGGGCGCCGCGGGAGACCTGCTCACGAAGATGATCGAGGCGATGGGCTTCCGTCGCGACGACGTCTACATCTGCAACGTCGTGAAGTGCCGGCCCCCGGGCAACCGGAACCCGGAGCCGGATGAAATCGCCGCGTGCGAGCCCTTCCTGCGCGCGCAGCTCGCGGCCCTCCAGCCGAAGGTGGTGGTGGCGCTGGGCAAGTTCGCGGCGCAGACGCTGCTTCGAGATTCGACGCCCATCACCCGCATGCGCGGGGCCTGGCGTGTCTACGAGGGCATTCAGCTGATGCCCACCTTCCACCCCGCGTACCTGCTCCGCAATCCCGCGGAGAAGCGCAAGGCGTGGGAGGACCTGCAAGCCGTGATGAAGATATTCGGCAAGAACCCGGGCTCGCGCGCGTAGCGCGGCCGCGAAGGGGAGACTCGGATGAAGGGATTGCTGGAGACGCGCGAGGTGCAGTCGCCCGCGCTGGAGTCCAACCCGCTGGGCGACCCGGCCCGGCGCAAGCTCACCGTGTACCTGCCGCCGGGGTACGCCGAGTCGGACCGGCGCTACCCGGCCGTGTACTTCCTGCACGCGTTCGGCAACAGCGGGGGCACGTGGACCAACGCCTCGGGCTTCGCACCCTCCGTGCCCGAGCGGCTGGACGCGCTCATCGAGTCCGGCGCGGTGCCGCCCGTGGTGGGCGTGTTCCCCGATGCGTGGACGTCGCTCGGCGGCAGCCAGTGGATCAACAGCGACGCCATCGGCCGGTATCGCGACTACCTGGCCAAGGACATCGTGGGCTTCGTGGACCGCACCTTCCGCACGCTGCCCAAGGCGGCGTCGCGCGCGGTGCTGGGGCACAGCTCGGGCGGCTACGGCGCGCTGGTGATGGGGCGCTACCACCCGGAGGTGTTCTCGCTGCTGGGCGCACACTCGGCGGACGCCTACTTCGAATACTGCTACCTGCCGGACCTCCCGAAGGCGGCCGGCTCGCTCCTGAAGTCGGGCGGCATCGAGTCGTGGCAGGGCGAGTTCCGGCAGCGCGTGCGCGAGACGAAGATGCGCGGGGAGGACTTCCCGGTGGTGAACACGCTGGCGATGGCGGCGGCGTACTCGCCGAAGAAGGGTGAGCCGCTCAACCTGGAGCTGCCCTTCGACGCGCAGACGGGCCGGCTGAAGCTCGACGTGTGGAACCGGTGGCTGGTGCACGACCCGGTGCGCTTCGTCCCCAAGTTCCTGGACGCCTTCCGCAAGCTGAAGGGCGTCTTCCTGGACTGCGGCACGCGCGACGAGTTCAACCTGCGCTGGGGCACGCGCATGCTGGCGGACGACCTGAAGAACGCGGGCGTGGACCTGGTGCACGAGGAGTTCGAGGACGGCCACTCCGGTGTGTCCTATCGCTTCGAGCGCTCGCTCTCGGTGCTGTTGCCCAAGCTGTCCCAGGAGTAGCCCCCCGACCCGGGCTCGCGCGGTGCTTGGCTCCCGCAAGGCCTTCCTGGTGACACAGGGGGGCTTTCGGGAGTGAACGCCGCGCGACGTGACGCTGGCCATCCCCCCGGCGGAGCGGATAGACGCAGGACTCCCGCGCGACAGGCCGCTCGGCTGCGGGCGCGGATGGACCTTCAGGGAGATGGGAACATGAGCAACGACCTCTACGGGCTGTCCCGCGTCGTCGGCGAGAAGGGCGTGCTGCCGCAGCGCGCGCGCAAGCTGGACCCCTCGCTGCCGTGCCGTGATTCGGAGGTGCTCATCGACGTGGAGAGCCTCAACATCGACGCGGCCTCCTTCAAGCAGATCAAGGGCGAGGTGGGTGGAGACCCGGCGCGCATCGGCGCGCGCATCCAGGAGATCGTCCTCGAGCGCGGGAAGATGCAGAACCCCGTGACGGGCTCGGGCGGCATGTTGATTGGCCGGGTGAAGCAGATTGGCGCCAGGCACCCCGCGCAGGGGCAGCTCCAGGTGGGCGACCGCATCGCCACGCTGGTGAGCCTGACGCTGACGCCGCTGGTCATCGAGGAGGTGAAGGCGGTCCACGTGGACATCGACCGCCTGGACATCCGCGGCCACGCGCTGCTCTTCGCCACGGGCATCTACGCGAAGCTGCCGGCGGACCTCCCGGACACGCTGGCGCTGGCGGCGCTCGACGTGTGTGGCGCGCCCGCGCTGGTGGCGCGCTACGTGCGGCCGGGCATGACGGTGGCGGTGCTGGGCGCGGGCAAGAGCGGCGCGCTGTGTCTGGCCCAGGCCCGGCGAAATCTGGAGAGCCGGGGACAGCTCATCGCGATGGACGTGTCGCAGGCGGCGCTGGACGCGCTGACGGCCATCGGCCTGTGCGACGTCGCGCTGAAGGTGGACGCGACGCAGGGCGTGGACGTGATGGAGGCGGTGAGCCAGGCCACCGGCGGTCAGCTCTGCGACCTGGTGGTGAACTGCGCGAGCGTGGGCAACACGGAGATGGCCACCATCCTCTCGGTGAAGGATGGCGGCACGGCCATCTTCTTCTCCATGGCCACCAGCTTCACCACGGCCGCGCTCGGCGCCGAGGGCGTGGGCAAGGACGTCACCATGCTGGTGGGCAACGGCTACGTGCCCGGCCACGCCTCGCTCACCCTGGCCCTGCTGCGCACCGAGCCCGCGCTGCTCCAGCTCTTCGCCACCCGCTACGTCTGAGCGGCGGACCTCCGTCGCGAGGCTATCTCCCGGCGGAGGTGTCTTCGGGTGACGCGGGGGCGGGCGCCACGGGGGCCTGGGGCGCGCTCTGCGTCCGGGCCCAGTCGGCGGCGCTGCGACCGCTGGCGTCCTGGACCTCCGTGGACGCGCCCTTCTGTCGGAGCGCGTCCACCACCTCCTGCCGACCGAAGAGCGAGGCGAACATCAGCGCCGTCTGGCCCAGGCTGTTGGCCTGGTCCACGGCGCACGGCTGCGCGTTGAGCAGCGTGACGATGTCCGCATGGCCCTTGAAGGCCGCGCCCATGAGCGCGGTGTTGCCGCGCTTGTCCCCGGCGCAGGCATCCACACCCGCCGAGAGCAGCACGCGCACGGTGTCCAGATGTCCGTGGTAGGCGGCGAGGATGAGCGGCGTGAAGCCGCGCTCGTCCCGGGCCTCCGCGGACGCTCCCGCCTTCACCAGGCCGGAGACGACCTCCGTGTCACCCACACGCGCGGCGGCGAGCAGGTAGCGCTCCGCCTCGTTCGCGGCGAGCAGACGCCCCTGGGACACGGGCTCGGCCTTCAGCGAGTACCACGCGGCCGTCGCCACCACGCACACCAGGACCAGCAGACCGAGGGCTCCGAGGAGCAGCTTGCGGAACATGTTCATCCTCCAGGTGGATGAGAGGGGAGGGGCCCGCGCCGGTGCTCAGGCACGGGCCCCGGTGCTTCACTCAGGAGTGCTTCAGCGGGTGGCGAGCGGCGCCACGGCGGCGCGGGCGTCATCCACCTTCACGTTCACCGCCTTGGCCAGCTTGGTGCCGTACTCCTCGTTGGCGACGAAGAAGTGGCCCACCATGCGCGCCTTCACGCGGGCGTCACGCACCTGGCCCAGGTCCCCGGCCAGGTTCTTCACCAGGCGCTCGCGGGCCGCAGGATCCAACGAGGCGTAGAACGCGCCCGCCTGCGAGAAGTTGTCCGTCTTCTCGATGGGCTGCTGCTGCGTGGTGCCGGACAGGGGCAGCTGGGA from Myxococcus guangdongensis includes the following:
- a CDS encoding uracil-DNA glycosylase, producing the protein MNDDSPEATQELSAVLEDVRRHLLWQEDGGGRMLMIDAKAAAELQRLTPSLRSRFARPGPATEPAPAERRPAPATSTAPTTPVSRPVDAAPGPGTSRVDRPVGAAPGNATPAPSGRPLAPPEPATHAPIAARATPRPTAPTSNGMLLDVPKSSPTGSGALPGVVDGERPTLDQVRRELGDCQRCKLCTGRKNIVFGSGNPRAELVFVGEGPGENEDIQGFPFVGAAGDLLTKMIEAMGFRRDDVYICNVVKCRPPGNRNPEPDEIAACEPFLRAQLAALQPKVVVALGKFAAQTLLRDSTPITRMRGAWRVYEGIQLMPTFHPAYLLRNPAEKRKAWEDLQAVMKIFGKNPGSRA
- a CDS encoding alpha/beta hydrolase; protein product: MKGLLETREVQSPALESNPLGDPARRKLTVYLPPGYAESDRRYPAVYFLHAFGNSGGTWTNASGFAPSVPERLDALIESGAVPPVVGVFPDAWTSLGGSQWINSDAIGRYRDYLAKDIVGFVDRTFRTLPKAASRAVLGHSSGGYGALVMGRYHPEVFSLLGAHSADAYFEYCYLPDLPKAAGSLLKSGGIESWQGEFRQRVRETKMRGEDFPVVNTLAMAAAYSPKKGEPLNLELPFDAQTGRLKLDVWNRWLVHDPVRFVPKFLDAFRKLKGVFLDCGTRDEFNLRWGTRMLADDLKNAGVDLVHEEFEDGHSGVSYRFERSLSVLLPKLSQE
- the kdd gene encoding L-erythro-3,5-diaminohexanoate dehydrogenase, which translates into the protein MSNDLYGLSRVVGEKGVLPQRARKLDPSLPCRDSEVLIDVESLNIDAASFKQIKGEVGGDPARIGARIQEIVLERGKMQNPVTGSGGMLIGRVKQIGARHPAQGQLQVGDRIATLVSLTLTPLVIEEVKAVHVDIDRLDIRGHALLFATGIYAKLPADLPDTLALAALDVCGAPALVARYVRPGMTVAVLGAGKSGALCLAQARRNLESRGQLIAMDVSQAALDALTAIGLCDVALKVDATQGVDVMEAVSQATGGQLCDLVVNCASVGNTEMATILSVKDGGTAIFFSMATSFTTAALGAEGVGKDVTMLVGNGYVPGHASLTLALLRTEPALLQLFATRYV
- a CDS encoding ankyrin repeat domain-containing protein, giving the protein MFRKLLLGALGLLVLVCVVATAAWYSLKAEPVSQGRLLAANEAERYLLAAARVGDTEVVSGLVKAGASAEARDERGFTPLILAAYHGHLDTVRVLLSAGVDACAGDKRGNTALMGAAFKGHADIVTLLNAQPCAVDQANSLGQTALMFASLFGRQEVVDALRQKGASTEVQDASGRSAADWARTQSAPQAPVAPAPASPEDTSAGR